From Strigops habroptila isolate Jane chromosome 1, bStrHab1.2.pri, whole genome shotgun sequence, a single genomic window includes:
- the GJC2 gene encoding gap junction gamma-2 protein, protein MTNMSWSFLTRLLEEIHNHSTFVGKVWLTVLIVFRIVLTAVGGESIYSDEQSKFTCNTKQPGCDNVCYDAFAPLSHVRFWVFQIIMISTPSVMYLGYAIHRIARSAEEEKKFKGFKKKKQFALNWQTVRNMEEAMEADEDEPMISDDTAECEKTKAKPKSKEQQKHDGRRRIQEEGLMKIYVFQLLTRASFEVCFLIGQYLLYGFEVEAYYVCNRVPCPHTVDCFVSRPTEKTIFLLVMYVVSCLCLLLNMCEMFHLGFGTIRDAIRNRKINSFRQPPYNYAYPKNISCPPEYNLVVKSEKSTKIPNSLMAHEQNLANVAQEQQCTSPDENLPADLSTLHKHLRVAQEQLDIAFQSYSSTQGNTQPSRTSSPASGGTVVEQNRANIAQEKQGAKPKASLEKGSSSSKDGKTSVWI, encoded by the coding sequence ATGACCAACATGAGCTGGAGCTTTCTAACCCGCCTGCTAGAAGAGATTCACAATCACTCCACCTTTGTGGGGAAGGTCTGGCTCACTGTGCTCATCGTCTTCCGCATTGTCTTGACAGCAGTGGGGGGGGAGTCCATCTACTCTGATGAGCAGAGCAAGTTCACCTGTAACACCAAGCAGCCCGGCTGTGACAATGTCTGTTATGATGCCTTCGCGCCGCTGTCACATGTCAGGTTCTGGGTCTTCCAGATCATCATGATATCCACCCCTTCGGTCATGTACCTGGGCTATGCCATCCACAGGATCGCCCGGTcggcagaggaggagaagaagtTCAAGGGGTTCAAGAAGAAGAAGCAGTTTGCTTTGAACTGGCAGACAGTGCGCAACATGGAAGAAGCGATGGAGGCTGATGAAGATGAGCCCATGATCTCTGACGACACAGCAGAATGCGAGAAAACCAAAGCCAAGCCCAAgagcaaagagcagcaaaagcacGATGGGAGGAGGCGCATCCAGGAAGAAGGACTGATGAAAATCTATGTCTTTCAGCTACTTACCAGAGCTTCGTTTGAAGTTTGCTTTTTGATAGGGCAGTATTTACTCTACGGCTTTGAGGTAGAAGCGTATTACGTCTGCAACAGAGTCCCTTGCCCTCACACTGTGGACTGCTTTGTGTCCCGACCAACAGAGAAGACCATCTTTCTCTTGGTGATGTACGTGGTGAGCTGCCTGTGCTTACTGCTGAACATGTGTGAGATGTTTCACCTGGGGTTTGGGACCATCCGAGATGCCATTCGCAACCGGAAAATCAACAGCTTCAGGCAACCTCCCTACAACTATGCCTACCCAAAGAACATCTCCTGCCCTCCTGAGTACAACCTGGTAGTGAAATCAGAGAAGTCCACCAAGATCCCCAACAGCCTGATGGCTCACGAGCAGAACTTGGCTAACGTGGctcaggagcagcagtgcaCCAGCCCAGACGAGAACCTCCCAGCAGACTTGTCCACCCTTCACAAACACCTGCGAGTGGCCCAGGAGCAGTTAGACATAGCATTTCAGAGCtacagcagcacccagggcaaCACACAACCTTCTCGAACCAGCAGTCCCGCCTCGGGCGGCACAGTGGTAGAGCAGAACAGGGCCAACATCGCCCAGGAGAAACAAGGTGCTAAACCCAAGGCCAGCTTGGAGAAAGGAAGCTCAAGCAGTAAAGATGGAAAAACATCTGTATGGATATAG